In a single window of the Leopardus geoffroyi isolate Oge1 chromosome D2, O.geoffroyi_Oge1_pat1.0, whole genome shotgun sequence genome:
- the CHST3 gene encoding carbohydrate sulfotransferase 3 isoform X2: MPLGAALSQGQLGASYPLGKRILRVSDRLKQIPQPLADANSTDPALILADNASLLSLSELDSAFTQLQGRLRNLSLQLGVEPEAEAAAEAQGEAEAKAKEPPRPREARPRRHVLLMATTRTGSSFVGEFFNQQGNIFYLFEPLWHIERTVSFESGGANAAGSALVYRDVLKQLFLCDLYVLEHFISPLPEDHLTQFMFRRGSSRSLCEDPVCTPFVKKVFEKYHCKNRRCGPLNVTLAAEACRRKEHMALKAVRIRQLEFLQPLAEDPRLDLRIIQLVRDPRAVLASRMVAFAGKYEGWKKWLAEGQARLGEEEVQRLRGNCESIRLSAELGLRQPAWLRGRYMLVRYEDVARWPLQKAREMYQFAGIPLTAQVEDWIRRNTQAAQDGSGIYSTQKNSSEQFEKWRFSMPFKLAQVVQAACAPAMHLFGYRLARDAASLTNRSVSLLEERGTFWVT, translated from the exons ATGCCTCTGGGAGCAGCCCTCAGCCAAGGCCAGCTGGGAGCTTCATATCCCTTAGGCAAGAGAATCCTCAG GGTGTCAGACAGGCTGAAGCAGATCCCACAACCCCTGGCAGACGCCAACAGCACCGACCCAGCCCTCATCTTGGCCGACAATGCGTCCCTTCTGTCCCTGAGCGAGCTCGATTCAGCCTTCACCCAGCTGCAGGGCCGCCTGCGAAACCTCAGTCTGCAGCTGGGTGTAGAGCCAGAAGCGGAGGCCGCCGCCGAGGCCCAGGGCGAGGCGGAGGCCAAGGCCAAGGAGCCACCCCGACCCCGCGAGGCCCGGCCGCGGCGCCACGTGCTCCTCATGGCCACCACCCGCACCGGCTCCTCGTTCGTGGGCGAGTTCTTCAACCAGCAGGGCAACATCTTCTACCTCTTCGAGCCGCTGTGGCACATCGAGCGCACCGTGTCCTTCGAGTCCGGAGGCGCCAACGCCGCGGGCTCGGCGCTCGTCTACCGCGACGTGCTCAAGCAGCTGTTCCTGTGCGACCTGTACGTGCTGGAGCACTTCATCAGCCCCCTGCCGGAGGACCACCTGACCCAGTTCATGTTCCGCCGCGGCTCCAGCCGCTCCCTGTGCGAGGACCCCGTGTGCACGCCCTTCGTCAAGAAGGTCTTCGAGAAGTACCATTGCAAGAACCGCCGCTGCGGGCCCCTCAACGTGACGCTGGCGGCCGAGGCCTGCCGCCGCAAGGAGCACATGGCCCTCAAGGCCGTGCGCATCCGGCAGCTGGAGTTCCTGCAGCCGCTGGCCGAGGACCCCCGGCTGGACCTGCGCATCATCCAGCTGGTGCGCGACCCGCGCGCCGTGCTGGCCTCCCGCATGGTGGCCTTCGCCGGCAAGTACGAGGGCTGGAAGAAGTGGCTGGCCGAGGGGCAGGCgcggctgggggaggaggaggtgcaGCGGCTGAGGGGCAACTGCGAGAGCATCCGGCTGTCGGCCGAGCTGGGCCTCCGGCAGCCGGCTTGGCTGCGCGGCCGCTACATGCTGGTGCGCTACGAGGACGTGGCGCGCTGGCCGCTGCAGAAGGCGCGCGAAATGTACCAATTCGCCGGCATCCCCCTGACGGCGCAGGTGGAGGACTGGATCCGGAGGAACACGCAGGCGGCCCAGGACGGCAGCGGCATCTACTCCACGCAGAAGAACTCCTCGGAGCAGTTCGAGAAGTGGCGCTTCAGCATGCCCTTCAAGCTGGCGCAGGTGGTGCAGGCCGCCTGCGCCCCGGCCATGCACCTGTTCGGCTACCGGCTGGCGCGGGACGCCGCCTCCCTCACCAACCGCTCCGTCAGCCTGCTGGAGGAGCGCGGAACCTTCTGGGTCACGTAG
- the CHST3 gene encoding carbohydrate sulfotransferase 3 isoform X1 — MEKGLAFPQDCRDLLHSLRMKSKYALFLAFVVVVFVFIEKENKIISRVSDRLKQIPQPLADANSTDPALILADNASLLSLSELDSAFTQLQGRLRNLSLQLGVEPEAEAAAEAQGEAEAKAKEPPRPREARPRRHVLLMATTRTGSSFVGEFFNQQGNIFYLFEPLWHIERTVSFESGGANAAGSALVYRDVLKQLFLCDLYVLEHFISPLPEDHLTQFMFRRGSSRSLCEDPVCTPFVKKVFEKYHCKNRRCGPLNVTLAAEACRRKEHMALKAVRIRQLEFLQPLAEDPRLDLRIIQLVRDPRAVLASRMVAFAGKYEGWKKWLAEGQARLGEEEVQRLRGNCESIRLSAELGLRQPAWLRGRYMLVRYEDVARWPLQKAREMYQFAGIPLTAQVEDWIRRNTQAAQDGSGIYSTQKNSSEQFEKWRFSMPFKLAQVVQAACAPAMHLFGYRLARDAASLTNRSVSLLEERGTFWVT, encoded by the exons ATGGAGAAAGGACTCGCTTTCCCCCAGGACTGCCGGGACTTATTGCACAGCCTGAGGATGAAGAGCAAATATGCCCTTTTCCTGGcttttgtggtggtggtttttgtcttcattgaaaaggaaaataaaatcatatcaaG GGTGTCAGACAGGCTGAAGCAGATCCCACAACCCCTGGCAGACGCCAACAGCACCGACCCAGCCCTCATCTTGGCCGACAATGCGTCCCTTCTGTCCCTGAGCGAGCTCGATTCAGCCTTCACCCAGCTGCAGGGCCGCCTGCGAAACCTCAGTCTGCAGCTGGGTGTAGAGCCAGAAGCGGAGGCCGCCGCCGAGGCCCAGGGCGAGGCGGAGGCCAAGGCCAAGGAGCCACCCCGACCCCGCGAGGCCCGGCCGCGGCGCCACGTGCTCCTCATGGCCACCACCCGCACCGGCTCCTCGTTCGTGGGCGAGTTCTTCAACCAGCAGGGCAACATCTTCTACCTCTTCGAGCCGCTGTGGCACATCGAGCGCACCGTGTCCTTCGAGTCCGGAGGCGCCAACGCCGCGGGCTCGGCGCTCGTCTACCGCGACGTGCTCAAGCAGCTGTTCCTGTGCGACCTGTACGTGCTGGAGCACTTCATCAGCCCCCTGCCGGAGGACCACCTGACCCAGTTCATGTTCCGCCGCGGCTCCAGCCGCTCCCTGTGCGAGGACCCCGTGTGCACGCCCTTCGTCAAGAAGGTCTTCGAGAAGTACCATTGCAAGAACCGCCGCTGCGGGCCCCTCAACGTGACGCTGGCGGCCGAGGCCTGCCGCCGCAAGGAGCACATGGCCCTCAAGGCCGTGCGCATCCGGCAGCTGGAGTTCCTGCAGCCGCTGGCCGAGGACCCCCGGCTGGACCTGCGCATCATCCAGCTGGTGCGCGACCCGCGCGCCGTGCTGGCCTCCCGCATGGTGGCCTTCGCCGGCAAGTACGAGGGCTGGAAGAAGTGGCTGGCCGAGGGGCAGGCgcggctgggggaggaggaggtgcaGCGGCTGAGGGGCAACTGCGAGAGCATCCGGCTGTCGGCCGAGCTGGGCCTCCGGCAGCCGGCTTGGCTGCGCGGCCGCTACATGCTGGTGCGCTACGAGGACGTGGCGCGCTGGCCGCTGCAGAAGGCGCGCGAAATGTACCAATTCGCCGGCATCCCCCTGACGGCGCAGGTGGAGGACTGGATCCGGAGGAACACGCAGGCGGCCCAGGACGGCAGCGGCATCTACTCCACGCAGAAGAACTCCTCGGAGCAGTTCGAGAAGTGGCGCTTCAGCATGCCCTTCAAGCTGGCGCAGGTGGTGCAGGCCGCCTGCGCCCCGGCCATGCACCTGTTCGGCTACCGGCTGGCGCGGGACGCCGCCTCCCTCACCAACCGCTCCGTCAGCCTGCTGGAGGAGCGCGGAACCTTCTGGGTCACGTAG